One Longimicrobium terrae genomic window, AAGGTGGCGGCGGCCACGGTTTCCGCGAGTTCGCGGAACTGGCGGTCGCTTTCGCGTAGCGCCTCGGTCGTACGGTCCAGCTCGGCGACGTCGCTCTGCAGGCGGCGGTACCGGTCCAGCAGCTCGCGCCCGTCCACGTCCGCGTGCAGCAGCGTGGCGAGCTCGTCCGTGCGGCGCAGCGCATCGTCCAGGTCGCCGAGCAGCGCGCGCCAGGGGGACGGAATCCCCTCCAGCACGCCCAGGTGCCGCTCGGCCAGGCGGCGGAGGTCGTGGTGCAGCTCCGCCGCGGGAGGCGTGGCGGAAGTCATCGGACCGAGCCTGTGGGCATGGGTCCTCCGGGGGCCGGGGAAGGCGGAAATCAGGATACGTCGCAGTATATCCGCATTTCCCTCGCCGCGCCAAGTAGAAAAATCAAAGCCCCGCGTCCCCGCGCCGCGCGGAGGGATTAACGCCTCTGCAAAGCCCGCCCTCCACCGCGATTCCACCGTCGCCGCCGCCCCCGTGCCCGCCCGTCCGTTTGCGAAATCCGCCGGTTTCCGCATGCGGATCGTCCGTTCCGCGCGGCGGAAACTCCGCGAAATCCGCCGCGCTACCAGCGGCGGTCCTGAGCCAGCAGGGCGAGCATGGCCTCCGCGTCCAGCGCGGGGGAGATCAGGTAGCCCTGCGCGTGGTCGCACCCCAGCGCCCGCACGCGGTCCAGCTGGGCGGGCGTTTCCACTCCTTCCGCCACGGTCTGCAGGCCCAGCCCGCGCGCCAGCCCCGCGATGGCGGCCAGCACCGGCGCGCCGCGCGCTTCGTCCTCCGCCAGGAACGAGCGGTCTACCTTTACGCCGTCCATGGGCAGGCGGTGCAGGGCGGAAAGGGAGGAGAATCCCGTCCCGAAGTCGTCCATCCACGTCGCCGCGCCGAGGGACCGAAGGCGGCCCAGCACGGCGGGCGCGTCGCCGCCCGCGTCCATCAGCACGCTTTCGGTGATCTCCAGCCGGAGCCGGCCGGGCGCCACGCCGCCGCGCTCCAGCGCCATCTTCACCTGGTCTGCCAGCTCCGCCTGCGCGAACTGGCGGACGGAAACATTCACGCTCACCGAAAGCTCCCCGGCGGCGGGGAGCACGGCGCTCCACGCACCCAGCTGCGCGCAGGCGGTGTCCAGCACGTGCCGGCCGAGGCGGAGAATGAGCCCCGTTTCCTCCGCGCAGGCGATGAACTCGGCCGGCGGCACCCATCCGCGCTCCGGATGCCGCCACCGGGCGAGCGCCTCCATCCCCGTGATCCGCCCGCTGGCGAGATGGACAATGGGCTGGTAGTGGACGCTGATCCTCCCCTGGTCCAGCGCGCGGCGCAGGTCCGTTTCCAGCCGCAGGCGGGCGAGCGCGCGGGTGTGCATCCCCTGCTCGTACACGGCCCAGCCGCCGGGGCCGGCCGCCTTGGCGCGGTACATGGCCGCGTCCGCGCCGCGCATCAGCGCCTCCGCGCCGCCCGCGCACCCCGGGCCCGGCGCGATCCCGATGCTGGCGGAGGCAAAGACCTCGTATCCCTCCAGCACCACCGGCTCCGTCAGGGCTCGGTGGATGGATTCCGTTGCGCGGACCGCCGCCTGGACGGAGACCGAGGGCAGGAGCACGGCGAACTCGTCCCCGCCCAGGCGCGCCACCGTGCCCGCCTCGCCCGCGCACCCGCGCAGCCGCCCGGCGACGGCGGCCAGCAGCCGGTCTCCCGCGGGGTGTCCCAGGCTGTCGTTGAGGATCTTGAAGCGGTCTAGGTCCAGACAAAGGACGGCGAACTCCCCGTCTCCGCGCCGCGCGCGATCCAGTTCACCCTCCAGGCGGTCCATGAAGCCGCGCCGGTTGGCGAGCCCGGTGAGCGGATCGTGCAGCGCCCCGCGCGGGCGCTCCCCGGCCGCACGCGGCGGGGCTCCGTCCTCCCCGGACGGGTGCACGCGGCGGAGCGGCCGCCGCACAGGGCGCGACCAGCGGAGCTCGCGTGGGCCCACGCGAGCCTCCGCCACAGGGATAACGAGTTGGGCGGACACGATCCGTCCGCCGCCGTTCCACGCGGAGTCCGCCATCTCGCGCAGGACGTCCGCCCGCTCCTCCGCCGTCCGTGGCGGCACCTCGTGCACCAGGCCGATGACGCCGGCGATGGATCCGTCCGCCGCGCGGTGCGGAACGTACTGCACCCAGATCCACCCGGAGCGCACGCCGGGAACGTGGTAGCGGCGGTCGGGAAGGCAGACGGATTCACCGCCCAGCACGCGCCGCAGCACCGGCTCCAGCCGCTCGTCGCGCAGGTGCGGATGGATTTCCAGCGCGTTGCGGCCCAGGACAGACGGCGCGGAAAGCCCCGTCATCCGCTCCATGAAGCGGTTCCACGCCAGGTAGCGGAAGTCGCGGTCGCACACCGCGACGCCGACGGTTTCGCTCATGGCCAGTGCCTGGAAGAGCGCGTCGGGGATGCCGTCCGGGCACTCGGAATCCGCCACGACTGCACGTATCGGCCCGAAAGTGCCGGATGGTGTCGCTGGCGGGCGGAGCTGGGTGGAGAGGCGGACCATGGCCACACGTCGGCTGGAGGAGACAGACAACGAGAACGGAGCGGACAAACTAGTGTCCACTCCGTTCAGAGCGCAAGCATTCCGTCACCGCGTGGCCAAAGCAGACAGCCAGTGTTTCCGCCGAAAAAACGCGTTCGTGGCGGCTTGTGCACTACCAGCGCCGCTGTTCCGCCAGCAGCGCGCGGATCCCCTCCGGGTCCAGCGGGCGCGAGATCATGTATCCCTGCGCGTACTCGCAGTTCAGCGACCGCACCAGCTCCATCTGTTCCACCGTCTCCACCCCTTCGGCGATCACGGCCAGCCCCAGCCCGTGGGCCAGCGTGGCGATGGTGGCCACCATCTGCGTGGTCGCGGGTTCGCCGGGCACGCGCGACACGAAGCTGCGGTCGATCTTGAGCCCGTCCAGCGGCAGCGTGTGCAGCGAGCTGAGCGACGAGTAGCCGGTGCCGAAGTCGTCCATCTGCACCTGGATGCCGATCTCCTTCAGCTGCCGCAGCATGGCGCCAGCCGAGCCGGGATTGTCGATGATGGCGCTTTCGGTGATTTCCAGCTTCAGGTGCCGCGGGTCCAGTCCCGTGTCGCGGAGCGCGGCGCGGATCACATCCACCAGGTCGCGCTGGCCCAGCTGCTTTGCGGACAGGTTGACGCTGAGCGCGATGCGGGCGTCGCGGAACTCGCGCCGCCATTCCGCCAGCTGCGCGCACGCCGCGTTCAGCACCCACACGCCCAGGGGAAGAATGATCCCCGTCTCCTCCGCCACCCCCACGAAGTCCGCGGGCGAGATGCGGCCGCGCAGCGGATGGTCCCACCGCAGCAGCGCCTCCAGCCCCACCATGGCTCCCGTGCGGAGCGAGACA contains:
- a CDS encoding EAL domain-containing protein, producing the protein MADSECPDGIPDALFQALAMSETVGVAVCDRDFRYLAWNRFMERMTGLSAPSVLGRNALEIHPHLRDERLEPVLRRVLGGESVCLPDRRYHVPGVRSGWIWVQYVPHRAADGSIAGVIGLVHEVPPRTAEERADVLREMADSAWNGGGRIVSAQLVIPVAEARVGPRELRWSRPVRRPLRRVHPSGEDGAPPRAAGERPRGALHDPLTGLANRRGFMDRLEGELDRARRGDGEFAVLCLDLDRFKILNDSLGHPAGDRLLAAVAGRLRGCAGEAGTVARLGGDEFAVLLPSVSVQAAVRATESIHRALTEPVVLEGYEVFASASIGIAPGPGCAGGAEALMRGADAAMYRAKAAGPGGWAVYEQGMHTRALARLRLETDLRRALDQGRISVHYQPIVHLASGRITGMEALARWRHPERGWVPPAEFIACAEETGLILRLGRHVLDTACAQLGAWSAVLPAAGELSVSVNVSVRQFAQAELADQVKMALERGGVAPGRLRLEITESVLMDAGGDAPAVLGRLRSLGAATWMDDFGTGFSSLSALHRLPMDGVKVDRSFLAEDEARGAPVLAAIAGLARGLGLQTVAEGVETPAQLDRVRALGCDHAQGYLISPALDAEAMLALLAQDRRW